gtatagtcccgcgtggtgcgtgtcggtaccgttacttccgtatagtcccgcgtggtgcgcgtcggtaccgttactcccgtatagtcctgcgtggtgcgcgtcggtacccttactcccgtatagtcccgcgtggtgcgtgtcggtaccgttactcccgtatagtcccgcgtggtgcgtgtcggtaccgttactcccgtatagtcccgcgtggtgtgcgtcggtaccgttactcccatatagtcctgcgtggtgcgtgTCCGTACcgttactcctgtatagtcctgcgtggtgcgcgtcggtaaccctactcccgtatagtcccgcgtggtgtgtgttggtacccttactcccgtatagtcccccgtggtgcgcgtcggtacccttactcccgtatagtcccgcgtgttCCGTGTCGGTACCCTTACACCTCTATAGTCCCgtgtggtgcgcgtcggtaccgttattgccgtatagtcccgcgtggtgcacgtcggtacccttactcctgtatagtcctgcgtggtgcgcaTCGGTACCGTCactcctgtatagtcctgcgtggtgtgcgtcggtacccttactcctgtatagtcctgcgtggtgcgcaTCGGTACCGTTGCtcctgtatagtcctgcgtggtgcgcgtcggtaccgttactcc
This genomic interval from Pangasianodon hypophthalmus isolate fPanHyp1 chromosome 4, fPanHyp1.pri, whole genome shotgun sequence contains the following:
- the LOC128318180 gene encoding TRIO and F-actin-binding protein-like encodes the protein MHTTQDYTGVTVPTRTTRDYTGVTVPTRTTQDYTGATVPMRTTQDYTGVRVPTHTTQDYTGVTVPMRTTQDYTGVRVPTCTTRDYTAITVPTRTTRDYRGVRVPTRNTRDYTGVRVPTRTTGDYTGVRVPTHTTRDYTGVGLPTRTTQDYTGVTVRTRTTQDYMGVTVPTHTTRDYTGVTVPTRTTRDYTGVTVPTRTTRDYTGVRVPTRTTQDYTGVTVPTRTTRDYTEVTVPTRTTRDYTGVRVPMRTARDYTGITVPTHTTQDYTGVRVYNVHYTLYNDTLSHVHSAQPLACFKGDCTVWM